In the Brassica napus cultivar Da-Ae chromosome A7, Da-Ae, whole genome shotgun sequence genome, one interval contains:
- the LOC106357185 gene encoding protein BIG GRAIN 1-like E: MSMKGISSAEPDKVSKRMSSHKRTDAYSGELDVFEAAVYFSGYNDFSSGDHRHTQKYSYNAAREENRRRWGILGGGRRRSLDLPMRYSEQVHHLHQDHPEKQDVTIIKERFGNVRHKQPSSPGGRIASFLNSLFHQAGSKKNKSKAKPTDREVEDEIPGGGWMRRRRRSSISHLLGSSKSNSTATTTSSSSKSLFSSSSSGFRTPPPYLNTPTKNYKQFLNFTSTTNQVEVLEEKKINKELSWLDEKLRVMENLSEKDKFWADHDGDIDDDDDDEARRIKSKGKDDDGMESDSSSDLFELQNYELSRGGLPVYETTNVANINNTHL, translated from the coding sequence ATGTCCATGAAAGGGATCTCATCAGCAGAACCAGATAAGGTCTCCAAGAGAATGTCTTCTCACAAGCGCACTGATGCTTATTCTGGCGAGCTCGACGTGTTCGAGGCCGCCGTATACTTCTCCGGCTACAACGACTTCTCCTCAGGTGACCATAGACACACACAAAAGTATAGTTATAACGCTGCGAGAGAGGAGAATCGAAGGAGATGGGGAATATTAGGaggagggagaagaagaagccttGATTTACCGATGAGATATTCAGAGCAGGTGCATCATCTTCACCAAGATCATCCTGAGAAACAAGATGTTACAATAATCAAAGAGAGGTTTGGTAACGTGAGACACAAGCAACCAAGCTCGCCTGGTGGGAGAATCGCCAGCTTCTTGAACTCTTTATTTCACCAAGCGGGCTCGAAGAAGAACAAGTCAAAGGCAAAGCCAACGGACCGAGAAGTCGAAGATGAGATCCCTGGAGGTGGAtggatgaggaggaggagaagaagcagTATTAGCCATCTCTTAGGCTCAAGTAAATCTAATTCAACAGCCACAacgacatcatcatcatcaaaatcTCTGTTCTCGTCGTCAAGCTCGGGTTTCAGAACTCCTCCTCCTTATTTAAACACTCCCACCAAGAACTACAAGCAGTTCTTGAATTTCACTTCTACCACAAACCAAGTGGAAGTActggaagaaaagaaaataaacaaagagTTGTCTTGGCTTGATGAGAAACTTAGAGTGATGGAAAACCTCTCAGAGAAAGATAAGTTTTGGGCTGACCATGATGGTgatattgatgatgatgatgatgatgaggccCGGAGAATAAAGAGCAAGGGAAAGGATGATGATGGAATGGAGAGTGATTCAAGTTCTGATCTCTTTGAGTTGCAGAACTACGAGTTGTCTCGTGGAGGCTTGCCAGTTTACGAGACTACCAATGTAGCTAACATCAACAACACTCATCTATAA